Proteins co-encoded in one Betaproteobacteria bacterium genomic window:
- a CDS encoding DUF4124 domain-containing protein, translating to MRAAAASSMIIGMVCLAAACAHAQTLYKNVMPDGRVIYSDQPLKGATQSKALESPPPPSADQKAAAQKRADEEKRKRNELETRLDARRKAAQTAEDRVTRARKALEDAQVALERGREPQPGEMTGNAGGGVRPNEAYMHRQAELERNVENARKDLDDALRARNETR from the coding sequence ATGCGCGCCGCGGCCGCCTCATCGATGATCATCGGCATGGTCTGCCTCGCGGCGGCGTGCGCGCACGCGCAGACGCTGTACAAGAACGTCATGCCCGATGGCCGCGTGATCTACTCCGACCAGCCTCTCAAGGGCGCCACGCAATCGAAGGCTCTGGAGTCGCCGCCCCCGCCTTCGGCCGACCAGAAGGCGGCCGCGCAGAAGCGGGCCGACGAGGAGAAACGCAAACGCAACGAGCTGGAGACCCGGCTGGACGCGAGGCGCAAGGCGGCCCAGACGGCCGAGGACCGCGTCACCAGGGCGCGCAAGGCGCTCGAGGATGCCCAGGTCGCGCTCGAGCGGGGCCGCGAACCCCAGCCCGGCGAGATGACCGGCAACGCAGGCGGGGGAGTGCGGCCCAACGAAGCCTACATGCACCGTCAGGCCGAACTCGAACGCAATGTGGAGAACGCGCGGAAGGATCTCGACGACGCCCTGCGGGCCCGCAACGAAACTCGCTGA